The DNA window GTCAAATGCACTGGGGCGAAAACCCAACCGGCTCATGGCGGTCAAGAGAATGGTACGGGTGACGTACTCGGGCATCAGGCGGCAAACGCCAAGATTCGCTCGTCGTCCCCTTCCCTGCCGCCCGCCAATACATGCCCGTGAACGCCGCCATCCAAAACTGATAGTGGCGTTGTCGAAGTGACTCCCGTGTCTTCATAAGCGGGGAAGTTGTCCGGGTAGTCGTCTTCCCACCACCATGCAACGCCTGAGTTCCGAAGGATGCTCTCCAGCTTGCCGTGCTCCCGGTAAGCCCGGATGGCGACGTTGAAGTGACGCTTCAAGCTGTCGACGGCCTCGTCCTGCGTCTTACCATAGGCGGACATGCCCAGCTCGTGGCAGCGAGCTGCGAAGTAGTCTCGATCTTCATGGTAGTACAACCGGCACGTAAGGCTCACGACAACTCTAGAATCCATAGCTTGGTCCCCTGATGTGTGCTCTATGTAAAGTATAGCACTTGTCCAGTCCCTCTCCCAAGAGTCGGCTACAGCAAGCCTGTGAGATGACCTCATCAGGTTGTCTTTGGAGCAGATGGACTGACCGAGAGGGTGGATCACATGCATCTTCGCAGACTCGCCGGGTTACTCACTAGTAGCGCACGGGCATGCCGCCATGCTGCTTGCCCTAGGTCTGGCTGCAGAGTCGCTTCGGGTGCGGTCAAGACAAGTTGATGATCACAGAACAGCATTGATGATGCACAAACGCGTTTGGCGTGTATAGGTGAGTGACAAAGGCTGGAGGGAGCGAGGGCTCTGGTGTCTCCTCTGCTCCTGCGATTCTGACCTGGCGTTGATGTGCAGTGGGGCCGCAATGGCGGTGAGCCGGGCACGGTACGAGGGAGTTTCCGCCGCAAGGGGTGTTCCCGCCTATCGGCGGGACGGGCGATTCGCGAATCGCCCCTACGAGCGGGCGGGGGCGCCTCACCCGCCCCACCCTCTGGATTCCTGCCCCCGTATCGGGGTACGGGGCATGCTTCGCAGGAATGACGATGAGGGGTTAGGCCTTCGCGCTGGGCTGGCGACGGGGCTGTTAGATCCGGCTGAAGCCGCTGCCGGGTCGCTCGGCACCCCAGCCGGCGCCCTGCTCTATCACCCCGTACTCCAGGAGGAGCTTCTGGCTGTAGGTGACCGTGCCGTTGACCTTCTCCGGCGGTTCCGTAGCCAGCAGCAGCGTAGCCCGGGCCATCCACTCCGGCGGCTCCCCGTTCTCGTCTCCAATGTAGCGTGCGCCGCGGTGGAAGACCGCGCCGGCCGTGGAGACGAAGATGGAGGGAGCAAGGGAGGTCACGGCGATGTTGTCATCTTTGACCTCCTCCGCAAGCCCTTGGGTGAACCGCTCGAGGGCGGCCTTGGCGGCGCCGTAGCCGGCGAAACCAGGCAGGTTTACGGACTGCTGAGGGTACGGAGCGCTTCCCGGTCCGACGGCCGAGCCTGAGGAAATATTGACGATAGCGCCGCTCTTGCGCGGGACCATGTCCGCCAGCAC is part of the Chloroflexota bacterium genome and encodes:
- a CDS encoding SDR family NAD(P)-dependent oxidoreductase; its protein translation is MGKLDGKSVIVTGASRGIGEAIAKCVAAEGGRILCVARTLTEGSHPFPGSLESTVSAIRQAGGEATALPADLTDPAECRRVVDEARRIYGPVDVLVNNAALAVLQHVHKFPYSRWLRSFQIMVHAPFVLSQAVLADMVPRKSGAIVNISSGSAVGPGSAPYPQQSVNLPGFAGYGAAKAALERFTQGLAEEVKDDNIAVTSLAPSIFVSTAGAVFHRGARYIGDENGEPPEWMARATLLLATEPPEKVNGTVTYSQKLLLEYGVIEQGAGWGAERPGSGFSRI